In Lycium barbarum isolate Lr01 chromosome 9, ASM1917538v2, whole genome shotgun sequence, the DNA window ATTGATTGCTTATTGTACAAAATGTAGTCAAGAAGGTGCAGCTTTGGATGTAGGTCAAGCTGCTTTCAAGACTAATCTCAATTTGTTGTCCAACACCCTTTTCTCCAAGGACTTGGTTGACCCTTTCTCGAATTCAGAGGTAGAGCTCAAGAACTTGATTGTGACACCCCCAACCCCCGTTTTGACTACTAAATGGTGCATTAGATATACTAGAGAATAGTTGATATAACTGTTTGTGACCATTTTCTGGAATTCAAAGGTAGAGCTGAAGAATGTGATTGTGATACCTTTAATTATTTCTAGTTTTGACTTTTTCTGTCTTAAGACGGTTAGTTGAATATGTTACACTATTGATATAACGGTAGATCAATCTGGTTGTGACACATTAACCCCTCGTTTTGACTTTTTGTGTATTGAATGTGCATTGAATATGTTACTTTTGACATAGTTGTTTAACTCTTTACGAGTCTTTTCTTGGATTCAAAGGTAGAGCTCAAGGAAGTAATTTGGAGCATCGCGGCTGAGGCTGGGAAGCCTAACCTAGTGGATTTTTTCCCTATACTTGAAAGGATTGATCCTCAAGGGATAAGGCGTCGCATAACCATTCAATTTGGTAAGTTATTTAAGCTTTTCGATGATTTGATCGATGAGCGATTGGAAGAAAAAAGAAGGGGATGCAGCGAAAAGAGTGATGTTTTGGAAGTGCTCCTCAACATCAGCACAAAAAATCCTGAAGAGATTGATCAGAATCACATCAAGTCTATGTTCTTGGTTTGTGCTCTTCTCTTTTATCTAGTAAATTACTCTAAATTTCAAAGTTGCAAATTTTGATCCTTACTCAATTTTTTCAAAAAAGGGgtataaataaaagaaaacagTATGTACTTGTTTAAAATGCATATTGTTTGCTAAGCTGAAATTGTAAATAATAATCTATGATAGTTTCTTTTTAATTGCATCGTTTATAATATGTTCTTTTTGTGCAAATTGTTCTTTCCTTCAGCAGTATCTTGTATCCACCTAGCAAAATGATATAGTATTGTAAGTATTTTTCTCAATTGAAAGAGAGAACCTTATGTATGCAAAgaatacaaaacaaaaaaaaactcttaTACTAAGCTTGTCTTAATATATTTTTGAGAGAATTGCAAATGTTACAGGACCTATTTGCTGCTGGTACTGATACAACTACAAGCACATTAGAATGGGCGATGGCAGAACTACTTAGACAACCAGAAATTATGAAAAAAGTCCAAGCCGAGCTTGCAAAAGTCATTGGAAAAGGAAAATCCGTAGAAGAAACTGATGCTTCTCGACTTCCTTACTTGCAATGCATTATCAAAGAAACGTTAAGAATGCACCCACCATTTCCGTTACTAGTCCCACGCAAAGTGGAGCAAGATGTTGAATTGTGTGACTACATTATCCCGAAGGGATCACAGGTACTAATTAACGCATGGGCAATTGGTCGAGATTCCACTTTTTGGGAGGACCCTTTAGTGTTTAAACCGGAGAGGTTTTGGAATTCAGATTTGGATATGAGAGGGAAACATTTTGAATTGATTCCATTTGGTGTGGGCCGAAGAATATGCCCTGGCTTGCCACTAGCATTGAGAATGGTCCCAGTAATGTTGGGGTCAATCTTGAATTCCTTTAATTGGAAACTCGAGGAAGACATTGGGCCAGAAGAATTGGCCATGGAGGAGAAGTTTGGTATCACCTTAGCCAAAGCCCATCCTTTGCGAGCTATTCCATCTCCTATTCTTGATGTTGcctaatacacacacacactagaTGGGCATGAGCACGGGCCCAACATCTTACATTTTAAAATAGCAGATGCATGAAGATACACAACTATAAGTATTTCCAGCTACATTGACGTAAAAGCATGACGAATAAGTACTGTAAACTGTTGATGTAAGAGCATGTCGAATAAGTACTTAACTTTACACTGGAGGACGCCTTTCATAGGTCCTATAGGCATTTTACATATCCCAAACAAAATAACATCAGTAATGTGTAAACTCGGGTAATCCGAGAATTGAACTACCACAAGCTATATTTTGTTTCCCTCGTTCTTTAAAGCTGTAGATCCTTAAGTTGTGTTTGTAGTCGTCGTGTCCCACTGTCCGAGGTCTCCAAATCTGCACAACCAGATCACAATATTACATAAAAGCATGTAGGCAATATATCTAAAAGACAAAATTTGATTTCAAATACAAAATCTAAATAAAGTGAACATATTTTATCAATTACCACCTCAATTTGATGTATCAAATGTCTCTGTTAGCTTGGAAGAGAGGTTTTTTGTGATGGTCCAAATATGAATTTGGTATACAATGGTGCAATTGCTTTTTCTTGAagatgtaatagcaaaaaatttGGCAGCCTTATCCCGTGAATGGATACCAACAACGAAACTCGACTAAGACATCATGATATTATAAGCAGTGTGAGATCCTAGTGCAGGATCTCCTCTCAAACGCTTGTATCactcaaatgaaaaatgggaatGATCATTTTGAGAATCTGTTTTAGGTGCTATAAGTCTTTGGATATCACAACACCATCCACCTATTATACTTTCCCTAATTAATGAAATGTAAAATTGCTGCTTGAATGGAAAACTGACGATTTTGTATTAAACAGATTTGACAGAACTTGGAAAAGTAACTGAGTATAGAGAGGGAAACGCGAACTGAAGAAACAGGATTGAAGGGTTAATGGGTTATACGGGTAAGAAAGAGGAAAAAGTGACTGCATGTTTTAATTGGTTTGGGCCATATTTTCTGTAAAAGTGAAGTGGGCTAAGCGTGTGAAAACTAGATCATTAGGCTGTATATATGGGTTATTTGCCCtttaaaataagtaaaacttacacaaatagttACATTTTAATAACTTCTAACtagttatagctacaagttgaagatttacaattcgtagttGCTTTTagctgtatttcagttgtatctcgcatTTTTGAAATTCAGTGAAATATAGCtaaatacagagaaatacaaaacgcgttagagtaaatttaggctctatttttggaacatatttttgaaaaaaagaatctgagagaaaaaataggccatatttttttaacataatattcttttcctttttaaatagtaagtcaaattaaatcaaccatatttcacacaaatcaaattaaatttaggctctattttttgcgtaaatttaggctctatttttggaacaattttttttaaaattctggGAAATCAAATTAAAATTTCCCATAAATCACGCATAACTTCCATAATAGGACACTAGTTatgaaatacagagaaatacaaaGAACACGTGTATTTCAATATTatgaaatacagagaaatacaaaGAACGCGAGACATGGTAGAGTAAATTTAGGCTttatatttggaacattcactatatttgCAACAACAAAAAAGATGAATATATTGAAATACAACTAAATACAAAATGAAACCCAACAAAGTAGAGTAAAAATGaggctctatatttggaacattcactatatttacacaCCAAGAAAatgaatacattgaaatacaacgaaatacaaaatGAAAATCATCTTCCTCACCAAAGACCAACGTGAAGAACTCGCAAAAACGACAACCACCGTGATAGTCTCAAACCTAATTAAGGAAAAATGAGACAATTCGATCCATGACCAGTGTTTTTCCGTGAGCAACAATCACAGGCCGCTCCTTCAGACGTTGAGCAACactttctgcaactttcttaaaTTTAGCCAAAAATGTCTCTTGTGTAACAAATTGCTCATTAGATACTCGAATGCATGATTCAACCAATGGCTCCACCACATTACTCATTACCTACAGAACAAGATAATAATCAAATAATATGCTCTACTAATTAGCAAAGCACTCATCGCGAATATAAATGTGTAACAAAGAAGTTATAATTGGCTAGTAAGCAGCAAATTTATGAATCAGCGAGAAATCACATATGGAGTTCAGATCTGAAGAACTAGAACTTTAAGCTTTTTGAGTTCGGAGATGGAGATGGTAGTAGTGGTGCTGACGGCGGCGTTGGTGGTGGAGATGGAGAAGGAAGGGAAGGGTAAGTGAGGGGAAGGAGAGGAGAGGTCGGATATAgagaaagggagagagagaggcggcagtgaggggaaagagagagaggagagagaattttttttagggtttggagaagatgataaatcttaaatgtgtagtgagggaaaatatagagaggtacatgtattttaaaactagttatgaaatgtaattttgtaaaaataaagctacaaaaattaaatgaaaaataagatagttattattcataaataagtcttagaggtagttatgacaagtaaattttccttAAAATAATCCATTCCATAGTCCCTTTTCAACTAATTTGAGCATATGTATAGaaatagtatcattgttgtatagaaaatgtatcgtaCATATATAGTActatatcattgttgtatagaatatgtaaaTGTATCATTGTTATATAGTTTgtgtttaataaatgtataatcaacATATccttactaattatacacatattatacatgttttgggatattttttgAAGGCTCAATCAGTGTATAgttactaattatacacatattatacatattttgagatatttttttaaggctcaaatgattttttttctcGACCTTTAGTGATGATTTTTTGATCTTTTTGTAGTGAATAGGCTGCTAGGCTAACACTTGGTAATAATTTGGGTTGAGTGGCCAACTCGTGGCATTAAGCCCAAACATGGGCCGAACAAATTTCTAATGGTCATGTAGTGTCTTTTTCCCTTTCAAATAGCTACTACCTTTTAAGGCATAAATAACATTTGAATAAAAGTATTGCTAGCTAAAACACGGAACTCCATATACTAgaaaaaaattaatcttataaaagTGAAAGAGGGAACAACTGTTGGACACCAAAGTTTTGACAAGTGAAATTCCAATACACTCAAAAAATTCCTAGAGTTTCAAATAGGGGAACTAACCCATGTATACGGCTCACGCATCTAGTTTGCAACCGATGTAGCCCAGTATacaaattatattatatatataatgtatttgTTATGTATAGCTATGTATAGATAATGTATTTGTTATGTATAGCTATATATGAGTTGCTCAACTTCTTTTATAACTTTACATATACATCCTTATACACATTAAATTGGGAAAAAACATTAGTGTTGGTGTTACCTACTGAAGTTCTGAATGCCATGATTGAATAATTGGACAAATTAGAGACCAAAAATGGGACGAATAAGACGCTTGGAGGCTAAAATAGCGTAATTAATAGCAAGTCGGTTCACTATTGCTGTTATGTACTGTTTCCAATATTCGATTTTTAAGGATTTTATGGTGCTAATCATATACAGGTGACGTTATAAATGAAGCAAACCCATAATGAAGGAGACATCATTGCATGAGCATGCGGCACTTGTCAAAAGGAAAATAGGCCAATTTTCAAGAGGGAGAGTTAATTTCTTCTTCGGTGGTGCCTTCGGCCgcctaaattgaaaattagaTTGACGAACCGCATATATTGATAAGACTTTGATAGTTGTTGGGCTAATTTAGTAAATTAGGTCTGAATGGACGGTCAGTTTAATTTTTCCTTTCAAATATGCAGTTCAAACTCTTGAATTTTCAAACTCCATAAAAAATTCATAGAGTTTGAACAAACGTGAGTAAAATTTTCCTAACGTCTTTTCGTATTTTAATTAAGGAgctgtttggacatgatttcatctcatattTGGACATGCAACTTCAATTTCTTAaattgcagttttttttttataaacataaaaatccacaagttgtgaaaaccataaaaaaaaaatcaattcttatacaatcttaccaaatgagtaaatcataattcataataaaattaatacgctactagaaggcctttctaaaaaatacaacatcaattgatcaaactttagtttaataaaaaggaaaatttaacatgaatagtaatgtaactattctttaatataatcctctcagATGGTACGaacaatatatctaccaacttatggttggtaaacataattggtaaatatatctaccaacttatgggtctttttttacaaaatataaacgtatgggtcaaattttacatttatattttttgaaatcataatttcaaatcccaaatcatgcctttttggatgatttgggatttcatctcatgagatgaaatcagagatGAAATCGAATGttcaaacgctgatttcatctcatgagatgaaatcgcatgtccaaacgccaactaagggtatttttgttcaaattttatttttgcactAAAAATGTTTAAACACAATAATTTTGAAACAATGATTAAATATTAATTAACTATCCGAGAAGTGACTATTTTCCTATTTCTCTCAGTTTTCGCTCCACTATTAAATTATATTCAGTTTTCTTAAATTATTTAATCTGTATTTATTATTGACAAACTTTCGGAAAAAAAACTTGTCATGCTAGTTTAAATGGTTCTGTTATGTTTTCATCCTTATTATGATTGAATAAAGTGTCAAAGATACGAGAACTGATATTTTTAGGGTGAACAATTTAAAGTTGACTATATATGAAGTCTTATATTCCGCGTGTTAGTCAGGGGCAGCTCAATAATATTTGTGGCCTAAAGCGAAACTTCAAAAAGAGGCCTTAAGCTTTTCATTAAAAAAATCATACTTAATTTTatttgacaatttttttttttaactttctgAGATGCAAAattattaataatattttataatCGATTTCTTCTAATAGATTTTTTTCGATTGATAATATATGTTTTAAGGAATGCAATATTTCAATTCATTTAGACTTTCTTAATTCTCTTGAGGATATATGTCCGATTTCTCACAAACTACTTCTTCTTCTTGGATTTTATTATTGTCTACTAATTCAACTATATTAGTGATTCGTTCATCTACAATAAATTCTCCCACATTTAATGATTCTTAATATTTATtgtttattaaaaaattataaaggGCTCCTTTCTAAGATTATATTaaggttttgattttttttaatttttttttttaacttttttgagTTTTAAAAAATTGAATTCATACTTCTAGTTGACATATTAAAATTCTAAGAAATAACTAAAAAGACAATATATATTATGAAGAAAAAATAATACTCCGTAAAATTTAAATGCAGAACAATAAAATATAAAACAATCAAACCTAGTTTGATAAAGAGAAACTTGCGTATTATTTTCGTTTGAGTATTTTTGACTGTTTGACTAGTTTTGATGCAGCTCTAGAActtgagaaaaaaataaaagacaTAGCAGATTTGGAATGTGAGAATTGAGAAACATCAAAGTGAAAGTTGAAATGTAAAAATAAATGTGATGTATACAAGTAAGAAGAGAAAGATAATAAAGGATAAATATAATGTGAGGTCCTATACCAATAATGATTGTGTATAAATGAGGAAAGAGGGTTATTCACGTAACTACTGGGAGAGAATTCCGAACATATGATTTGACTTTTCAATTCATCTCAACCGTTCCCCTCTTTCCTTTTAAAATTGTAcgttttaatgttttttttttgaaaaaacatATACTAGTAGTAACTAGTATAGAAAATTTTGGGCCCCCCATAATAATGGGGCCTCAAGCAGTTGCTTGGCCTATTTGCCCCTTGGGCCGCCCCTGGTGTTAGTTATAGGTTTACGAAAATTCAGTAgcttttgtttatatatatatatatatatatatatatatatatatatatatatatatatatatatatatatatatagagagagagagagagagagagagagagagagagagagagagatattcATTAAATATTTGATTGAGAACTCAATTATTATTGCAATAAGAATTTATAAAACTCAAATTCTAAATTGTCTGTGCTTATATGATGCAGCCAGTggaattaggagcatatgagaaCAATTCTCCATTCAAATACGTTGGTGCCGTTAAGGGAGACTTTTGATTAGCAAACGAGTGTACTTTTGTTTCGCGCGGTTATTGAAGTCATTAGTAAATTTACAAAATAATAGTTCTCAATTTATTATTATTTGAGAAGTTAACTGGACTCTTTTACATATTTAAACCATATATCTGCTAATTATATTTACTATAAATCCCGATCCTTTATGGATGTAGGGAGTAATCGAAAAGAATTCTTAAAAGATGTGGTCATAAATATGGGATTTGATTTTTAAAAAAGCGGTATATATATTCTGCACTTTAGACAACATTCTTCCTTAATTCTATTTCAATGTTCACATGTTTTCTTTCAGATACTATAATTTCCATGCAAATAATCTTTGAAACACAAAtgaataaaaataatttataaacgTATTACTAATACAAGAATTAAAGGTTATAAGCAGACCACCTTTGAATCTCGAGTAGAGCTTTCATATATAGATTCTCAATAGAAACTTTATCACTCGGTTGTTCCACATAATTGGAAGTATTACCCTAAGTCGTGTGCTGCATCTCATTTCCGCTTTTTTAGGGCCATCTCttctagtattaaaaaaaaatagataatgTTCAAAATGTGAAGTTTTGACTGTACTGTAGACATGAATATGCAAGAAAATTAATGGACAAATAACAAAACCGAAGAATCATTATGTTGGACATCAAAATAATTAAGAACCTCTAAATTACCACAAATTTAAAGAAGACTGAAAATCAATTTCAGCCAACTAAGTTTGTTTTGAAACAAAAACTTCCAAAATGATTTTCAATTAACATATATTAAAACAACATCTTCAGTTGAAAGGAAAAATTACTgcacaaaagaagagaaaagagtaGAAAGTTTAAACTACTTATCCATGGAAAAAAAAAGTTCTCTCTCTATGAAGCTGGCGCAAGTTAGCTAACTAATGCCGGTGAGGAATCCATGGCAAGAGGACGAAGTAAAGGAAAAGCAGGAGGTAAGGAAGTGGTACGGGGTCGAGGAAGGCCTCGAAAAATGCCACTAGAAACGTTTGTTAATTCTGTAGGGGCTCAAGCACCAACTACGCCGGTGGATTTGGGTGAGGTTAACAAGACTACACCACCGGTCTCAATTCAGAGAGGATTGAATGAGATAGGGTCGTCATCTAGCACAGCGGGGCCAACAAGAAAACTGCAGATGAGTAGTGATGCTATGGAGTCACTAGATGTGAGTACTGTGTCAGCTGCTGCCACAGCCACGAGAGCTGTAAATGAGGGGCCGGTAAATGCACAAACAACATCAGATTCCAGCAAAGGAGGGGACACGGGTAAGCAACCAGTGGTACCTTGGGTGAATTTGTTTGCAAAAAATAGATCTGTAGAGAATGGGTTATCTTTGCAGTACATCCCCCCATGATTATAGATGGTGAGGTGGTGGTACAGCTGGAGAAGGAGGATGTGGAAAGGGAGACGG includes these proteins:
- the LOC132610957 gene encoding geraniol 8-hydroxylase-like, with product MDYYTLYVLGLIFACSLLFVLSKIHSKKLPPGPSPWPIIGNLHSLGAKPHISLANLAKIYGPIVSLRLGQITTVVISSSSMAKQVLKNQDQAFSTRFIPNALQAHNHYKFSVPWLPICTQWRILRRILNTNILSSNRLDANQHLRSQKVKELIAYCTKCSQEGAALDVGQAAFKTNLNLLSNTLFSKDLVDPFSNSEVELKEVIWSIAAEAGKPNLVDFFPILERIDPQGIRRRITIQFGKLFKLFDDLIDERLEEKRRGCSEKSDVLEVLLNISTKNPEEIDQNHIKSMFLDLFAAGTDTTTSTLEWAMAELLRQPEIMKKVQAELAKVIGKGKSVEETDASRLPYLQCIIKETLRMHPPFPLLVPRKVEQDVELCDYIIPKGSQVLINAWAIGRDSTFWEDPLVFKPERFWNSDLDMRGKHFELIPFGVGRRICPGLPLALRMVPVMLGSILNSFNWKLEEDIGPEELAMEEKFGITLAKAHPLRAIPSPILDVA